From one Sorangium aterium genomic stretch:
- a CDS encoding sigma 54-interacting transcriptional regulator codes for MAKDVSSTIEHRSPVRPEAGRRRPALVCAFPRPMAFPLPDSGTTIGRTWLAERGLADEEVSGKHLRIDRAGGALRVADVGSRNGTWVNGSRLAPRDLTPLDDGAVLRLGRVLFVFREELLGPLDPAPPVGGLVGPYGLRAVAQPLAGLPRSRPGNVLIEGETGVGKELVARATAAALGRAAPFAAVNVAGVARGVFESQMFGHVAGAFSDARNAAPGIVVAHDGGTLFLDEIGELDLDLQAKLLRLLENREVLPVGAQRPVHVNVLVVAATHRDLEEMVARGAFRHDLFARLAMARLHVPALRERREDLFTVACELARRAGVALPAEAVEVEAMERLLLDPWPSNVRGLDAALAEMRRLDHEPGLRLWAVEEVLGKAPDDQKTALTQERVESALAAAGGNVTSAAERLGVSRGKLLRFRKRTRQGE; via the coding sequence ATGGCCAAGGACGTGTCGAGCACCATCGAGCACCGGAGCCCGGTGCGGCCCGAGGCCGGGCGGCGGCGGCCAGCGCTGGTGTGCGCGTTCCCGCGGCCCATGGCGTTCCCGCTGCCCGACTCGGGGACCACCATCGGCCGCACCTGGCTCGCCGAGCGCGGCCTCGCCGACGAGGAGGTGTCAGGCAAACACCTGCGGATCGATCGCGCCGGCGGCGCGCTGCGCGTCGCGGACGTCGGGTCGCGCAACGGCACGTGGGTGAACGGGTCGAGGCTCGCGCCGCGCGACCTCACGCCGCTCGACGACGGAGCGGTGCTGAGGCTCGGGCGCGTCCTGTTCGTCTTCCGCGAGGAGCTCCTCGGCCCGCTCGATCCGGCGCCGCCCGTGGGCGGGCTCGTCGGGCCGTACGGCCTGCGCGCCGTGGCGCAGCCCCTCGCGGGCCTGCCGCGGAGCCGCCCCGGCAACGTGCTCATCGAGGGGGAGACCGGCGTCGGCAAGGAGCTCGTCGCGCGCGCCACGGCGGCGGCGCTCGGGCGCGCGGCGCCGTTCGCGGCGGTGAACGTGGCCGGCGTCGCCCGCGGCGTGTTCGAGTCCCAGATGTTCGGTCACGTGGCGGGGGCATTCTCGGACGCACGCAACGCCGCGCCCGGGATCGTCGTGGCCCACGACGGCGGGACGCTGTTCCTCGACGAGATCGGGGAGCTCGATCTCGATCTCCAGGCGAAGCTGCTGCGGCTCCTGGAGAACCGCGAGGTGCTGCCCGTCGGGGCGCAGCGGCCGGTCCACGTGAACGTGCTCGTCGTCGCCGCGACCCACAGGGACCTCGAGGAGATGGTGGCGCGCGGGGCGTTCCGGCACGACCTGTTCGCGCGGCTCGCGATGGCCCGCCTCCACGTGCCGGCGCTCCGCGAGCGGCGCGAGGACCTCTTCACCGTGGCGTGCGAGCTCGCGCGGCGCGCAGGCGTCGCGCTCCCGGCCGAAGCGGTCGAGGTCGAGGCCATGGAGCGGCTGCTGCTCGATCCCTGGCCGAGCAACGTGCGCGGGCTCGACGCGGCCCTCGCGGAGATGCGCCGCCTCGATCACGAGCCCGGGCTCCGACTGTGGGCCGTCGAGGAGGTGCTCGGGAAGGCGCCGGACGACCAGAAGACCGCGCTCACGCAGGAGCGCGTCGAGTCCGCCCTCGCGGCCGCCGGAGGCAACGTGACGTCGGCCGCGGAGCGGCTCGGCGTCTCGCGCGGTAAGCTGCTGCGCTTCCGCAAGCGCACACGACAAGGGGAGTGA